The segment CAGGGGCTATTGTATCGGGAGGGGGGAAAGGGACAGTCTGCGGGGTTGGGAATCGGGCTGGAGTACCCGGGCGGAGCGGCTCTGAACGGAGGGCATCCGGCAGTACCCTCGATAGTCGAAGTAAAGAGTTGCGCCACTGCATTTGGCATCTGATGCCAAGTTGGTTGTCGCCCTGCGCACCAGCGTGGCATCTATCCGCTGCCGCTTTGTTCGACTTCTGGGGCCAGTTCATCTCGAGAACCGCCTCCAGTCAGCGGGGGCTGAGAATTGGCACATCGGCAACTCCACTTCACCCAAGGCCCTGAAGCTGGAACACCCCTTGCTCTCTCCGGAATCGATGCTCTCTCGGTTCTGGGTCGGGAATGGAAGCGGGGGACAGGTCTGTCCAGCTCGTTGAGATCCTTCGCCACTCTTGCCTGTTTCGTTGTTCAGAGTCTGCTCTGGGCTGGCGCAGCCCTGGCTCAGTCGATTTTCGTTGTCCAGACCTCGCCTCCAGTTGAAGGGATGGCGATCTTCATCGACGGATCGTTCGCCGGCCGGACGGATGAAGACGGCCAGTTGGCGGTGTCTGGGGTCGGCATCGGCACCCACCGCGTCCGCGCCGAGGACGCGAGCGGCAGCGTCGGCGAGGGGGACTTCGACTTCGCGGATGACGTGAACCTGGTGCTGGTGCCGGTCCAGGGCGTCGGCCGCCTTGGCTCGACTCCGAAAGAGGTTCCCCGAGCGCGAAGGGAGATCGACTTCAAGATCGACACCAATGTGCCCCAGGCGCGCGTCCTGGTGGACGGCAGGCACGTGGGAACGACCAGTGCCCAGGACGGGAATCTCGTCCTGAGGCTGGTCGACGGCGCGAGCCTTGACATTTCGATTCAGCGCGACGGCTTCGTGGCGGAGACCCGGCGCGTGCAGGTGGCCGAGGTGCCCAACTTCGCGCAGTTTCGTCTTCGGACGAGCGGACCGGCAACACCGGCTTCCGGCCAGGAGCTCTCGAAGAAGGGGAGGAACCAGCTCCCGGCGATCTTCATAGCGCTGGTCGCGGTAGCTGTCCTCGCAGCCGCTGGCGCCCTCATCTACACGATGTGGACGAAGAGAACCGAAGTGGAGTCCGACCCGGCTTCGGAGGCGACCTCGTCGGGCACACCAGTCTCCTTCGATCGCTATCGCGTGCAGGGAGTACTCGGACAGGGGGGCGTCGCGACGATCTATCGCGCGATCGACGCGACGGATGGGAGCGCCGTCGCGCTCAAGGTCCTCGATCCAAAGTGGATGGCAGATCCAGAGATGGTGCAGAAGTTCCTCGCAGAGGCTTCGGCCCTCGAAGCCCTCCACAGGCTCGATCAGAGCGCCCCGATCGTGCGAATGCATCGGAGTGGGCGGGAAGGCGACCGCATCAACGGCTGCCCCTTCATTGCCCTCGAACTCCTGGAGGGCGAGACAATCGAGCAGCGCCTGCGCCGCGCAGGGCCGTTCTCGGAGCTCGAGTCGGCCGGCATAGGAGCCCAGGTGGCGCGGGCTCTGTCTCTCGTCCACCGGGCTGGCATCGTGCACCGTGACTTGACGCCCGACAATATCTTTCTCGTTCCCGGGGAGGTCCGGATCGGCAGTCGGGTGGTGCGAGGCGCACCCCGGGTGGTGGTCATCGACTTCGGCGTCGCGCGACAGGAGTTTCTCTCGCGGGTCACCATGGACGGCTCGATCGCCGGCAAGCCGCCGTATATGTCGCCAGAGCAGTGCAGTGGCGCCCGGATCGACTTTCGGAGCGATCTCTACGCGCTCGGGATCCTCTTGTACGCGATGGCCACCGGTCGCCCGCCGTTCGACGGCAAGAACCCATTCGAGGTGATGCGGGCGCACCAGCACAGCCCGGTCCCAGCCTTGTCTGGGAACTACTCCGTCGAGCTCCGAAACCTCGTTGCCCACCTGCTCGAGAAAGACCCAACGGAGCGGCCAGGAGCAGCGGATCTGGTGGCCGCCCGGCTCGAGAGCCGGTTCGAAGAACTCTGGCGCGTCCCCGTGCCTTCATGAAGCCCAAGCGTGCCTTCCAGGGAGGATGAAATGAAACGCCCAATCGTAGCCGTCTTCGCCGCAGTCCTTCTCGCCGCTTGCCTCGCTTCTGAGGGCCTGGCCCAGCTCCGGCCCAAGATTCGCGAGATCCGCGAAGCCTCTCGCGCCTATGTCAACGAGGTCGTCGAACTCGATGGCTACGTTACCCAGCTGAGCGAGAACGAAGCGACGTCGACCCGGTTCTTCCTGCTCAAGGACGACTGGGGCGGCATCATCCGGGTGCGCACCAGTCGAGAGTATCCAGTCGTCGGTCAGCGCTACAAAGTCACTGGGGCAATTGGCGAAGATACCCGGCTCAGGGACATCTTCCTCGCCGAAGAGAGCCGAATTTCGCTCGACGAGAGCTCCGCACTCGGTGGGCTGGCCCCTCACGGTGCAGCAGGTAGTGCTGACTCCGCCATCAGCACCAGTCCGAGCGCGGTCATCCCCGGAGAATCGGCTGTCGTGGACGAGGAGCCCGCACCGGCTCCCTGGTACGAAAGCACCCCGATGCTGATTGCCATCGTCGTTCTCGGACTTCTCCTTGCGGGGCTGCTCTTCGCACTCGCCCTCACGCTGGGCCGCAAGAAGCAGGCTCGACCGCGTACGGGCGACTTCAACCTTGCCGCCGCCGTTCATTCCGAAGCGCTCCCGGTGCCACAGCAGGTCATCGAAGGGCGCACGATCAAGATGCATGCCCCGCCGCCGGGAACCCTCAAGCTGCTTCCCGGCTGGCTGGAGGTCACCTCGGGCGACGAGGCGGTGCGAGAAATCCGTTTCTATCGCTTGAAGGGCGACGTCCGGCCGGAGATGACGTTTGGTCGCGCTACCGGCCGACCCTACGCTCATATTCAGCTGAAGCCGATGACCGTCTCGTCTAGGCAGGCCTCGATCTCATTCGACGGCGGAGCGCCGCAACTCATGAACCTCGCCTCTTCGGACAGCAACGCTACGCGCCTCAACGGACGCGAGCTGGGATTGAACGAAAGCGCGCCGCTAACCGAGGGCGATCGAATCGAAATGGGCGAAGTCAAGTTCCTGTATCACGCGAACTAGGGCCCGCCTTCGTGCGAACACGTATTGCCGCCTTCTCGGCGCAGGGAAGGCGTACTCGGAACGAGGACGCGGTCTTCGTGAGTCCGCTCCCGCGAAGAGGGTCGGCGCTTGCGGTGGCCGACGGCATGGGGGGGCACCGCGCCGGTGATGTCGCCAGCCGGGAGGCGACGGAGGCGTTCTCGCGCGCCGTGAAGTCGAGCCCCAAAGGGGAGACTCCCGAGGCTCGGCTCCGGC is part of the Thermoanaerobaculia bacterium genome and harbors:
- a CDS encoding serine/threonine protein kinase, with translation MAIFIDGSFAGRTDEDGQLAVSGVGIGTHRVRAEDASGSVGEGDFDFADDVNLVLVPVQGVGRLGSTPKEVPRARREIDFKIDTNVPQARVLVDGRHVGTTSAQDGNLVLRLVDGASLDISIQRDGFVAETRRVQVAEVPNFAQFRLRTSGPATPASGQELSKKGRNQLPAIFIALVAVAVLAAAGALIYTMWTKRTEVESDPASEATSSGTPVSFDRYRVQGVLGQGGVATIYRAIDATDGSAVALKVLDPKWMADPEMVQKFLAEASALEALHRLDQSAPIVRMHRSGREGDRINGCPFIALELLEGETIEQRLRRAGPFSELESAGIGAQVARALSLVHRAGIVHRDLTPDNIFLVPGEVRIGSRVVRGAPRVVVIDFGVARQEFLSRVTMDGSIAGKPPYMSPEQCSGARIDFRSDLYALGILLYAMATGRPPFDGKNPFEVMRAHQHSPVPALSGNYSVELRNLVAHLLEKDPTERPGAADLVAARLESRFEELWRVPVPS
- a CDS encoding FHA domain-containing protein, producing MPSREDEMKRPIVAVFAAVLLAACLASEGLAQLRPKIREIREASRAYVNEVVELDGYVTQLSENEATSTRFFLLKDDWGGIIRVRTSREYPVVGQRYKVTGAIGEDTRLRDIFLAEESRISLDESSALGGLAPHGAAGSADSAISTSPSAVIPGESAVVDEEPAPAPWYESTPMLIAIVVLGLLLAGLLFALALTLGRKKQARPRTGDFNLAAAVHSEALPVPQQVIEGRTIKMHAPPPGTLKLLPGWLEVTSGDEAVREIRFYRLKGDVRPEMTFGRATGRPYAHIQLKPMTVSSRQASISFDGGAPQLMNLASSDSNATRLNGRELGLNESAPLTEGDRIEMGEVKFLYHAN